A window from Thermodesulfovibrionales bacterium encodes these proteins:
- the purH gene encoding bifunctional phosphoribosylaminoimidazolecarboxamide formyltransferase/IMP cyclohydrolase (involved in de novo purine biosynthesis): MIKRVLISVSNKRGVVDFAQALSARGIEILSTGGTAKTLREAGIPVTEVSDYTGFPEMLDGRLKTLHPKIHGGLLSRRSNPRDMEDIKKFGIGTIDMVVVNLYPFEETISKPNVTFEEAIENIDIGGPTMLRAAAKNFGDVAVVVDPE; encoded by the coding sequence ATGATCAAGAGGGTGCTCATAAGTGTCTCGAACAAGCGAGGTGTCGTTGATTTTGCGCAGGCATTGTCGGCGAGGGGGATCGAGATTTTGTCGACAGGAGGGACCGCGAAGACCCTGCGTGAGGCGGGTATTCCGGTGACCGAAGTCTCTGACTACACGGGATTCCCCGAGATGCTCGACGGCAGGCTGAAGACGCTCCACCCGAAGATCCACGGCGGACTTTTGTCGAGGAGGAGTAACCCAAGGGATATGGAGGACATCAAGAAGTTCGGGATCGGTACGATCGATATGGTGGTTGTGAATCTCTATCCCTTCGAAGAAACGATTTCGAAACCAAACGTGACCTTTGAAGAGGCTATCGAGAACATTGACATCGGAGGACCGACAATGCTCAGGGCGGCTGCGAAGAACTTCGGGGACGTGGCGGTTGTGGTAGACCCCGAG